The proteins below come from a single Aegilops tauschii subsp. strangulata cultivar AL8/78 chromosome 6, Aet v6.0, whole genome shotgun sequence genomic window:
- the LOC109743669 gene encoding uncharacterized protein codes for MSTQSISPASASAQFPYPASAAAAAPSYFPVPFHLQTSQYPTWPTVAPAQPAPAYNAVYPMPQVQQAQQLFQRDSQIISPEALATVKAAIADNDKDKKVEANKKAVPRKAAGQCWEDLTLADWPENDFRLFCGDLGNEVNDDVLTKTFSKYPSFNMAKVIRDKSTGKTKGYGFVSFANASDLAAALKEMNGKYVGNRPIKLRKSTWKNRIDYEALLKPKTRPQKKLKVQPRSVLHK; via the exons ATGTCGACGCAGTCCATCTCGCCCGCCTCCGCGTCCGCGCAGTTCCCCTACCCTGCTAGCGCCGCGGCGGCGGCCCCGTCGTACTTCCCCGTGCCCTTCCACCTCCAGACTTCGCAGTACCCTACCTGGCCGACGGTGGCCCCCGCGCAGCCGGCGCCGGCGTACAACGCCGTCTACCCCATGCCCCAAGTCCAGCAG GCACAACAACTGTTCCAGAGAGACTCGCAGATAATCAGCCCAGAGGCTCTCGCCACGGTGAAGGCTGCTATTGCAGATAATGACAAAGACAAGAAAGTTGAAGCAAACAAAAAGGCAGTTCCTCGAAAGGCAGCTGGGCAATGCTGGGAGGATCTGACGTTAGCTGACTGGCCTGAAA ATGACTTCCGTTTGTTTTGTGGTGATCTTGGAAATGAAGTGAATGATGATGTTCTGACCAAGACTTTTTCAAAATATCCATCCTTCAACATGGCTAAG GTTATACGGGATAAGTCTACGGGTAAAACTAAAGGCTACGGGTTTGTTAGTTTTGCCAATGCATCAGATCTTGCAGCAGCACTGAAAGAGATGAACG GTAAATATGTTGGAAATCGACCAATCAAGCTACGGAAGAGCACATGGAAGAATAGAATAGATTACGAAGCTTTGCTGAAGCCGAAG ACTCGGCCACAGAAGAAGCTCAAAGTGCAGCCAAGAAGTGTTTTACACAAGTGA